One Cucumis melo cultivar AY chromosome 8, USDA_Cmelo_AY_1.0, whole genome shotgun sequence genomic window, CTCGGATATCTTAAACTAACagtttcttatttcttttttcaaaatgagGAGATACATAAAAGAAATTTAACCATGGAGTTGGATTTGTTTGATGGGGAAGGTCGCTGACAATTAATTtaagattctttttttttctaaaagaagaagggttatatatttatatgtagaaatataagaaataATTTGTTGAATTAAAAATTTTTTAGAACTGGAAAAAGGAGGTGAAGAAAAGATGTCTGGTTCAGAAATGGAAAGCCATGTTACAAACAACCCTAAATTTTGGCACTTGAAAAAGCACAAATCCCCACTCACCATTTTggttaataattattaattaatcaaCTCTACTTCTTGGTGTTTAATGAATACACCTGCACTCTCCACTCAGTTTTGTTTCCTAGTTTCCTCTTTATTCCTCTACTcaattgttaaattaaattCTGTAGCTATCTAAAAAGCccaatatattttcttttcttttcttttttttttttctatttacaTTGGTGGATTTATCTCTGCAAAGTGTATATTATTTGGTTGAATATAATTAACTTTGTTGACTTTTGGTAACGAGAGAATCTTTAACAATATGCTTGTTGTGAAAAGGATATATATTATTATCACTCTTAAATTAACCcttttaatttaggtttaaaTTGGGTTGGTCTCCTCTAATCTTGTCTCGCATTTATGGTACTCACACATAGAATAGCAGTAAAGTTCTCTCTTTCTAAACCCTaaaataataattcttttttatctaAATGTCACAAGATCATCTAATTAATAAGAATTAATAACCGTAAACTGTGTGCGAACATGAATGatcatatatgtatgtatgtatatatgcaAGTATCCATCCAGGATCTACAAACGGGACAACTTTCTTTTCACTTTCTCATCTAATGTTTCTCAATCACACGTGGCCTTTCATATGCATTGCTGAtgtgaaataataataataacaataaaaaagaaaaagtaattttttttaaaaaaagaattagtgATTTTAGAAAAACCATATTTAGTCCTTAAAATCTGGTACATATATATAGCCACATGTACAGTCTTGTACTTTAATTTCAATTCTCCGGTACTCtatttgatttttgtaatttaaaatttgaaaggCTTGATTAGCTCACATATTCCATATATTTAATTGAAGGAACAGCCCTTcagaataaaaattaaaaagaaaaatcaaaggaACAGACTAGCTAATTCGTGTATTATATAGTTTGAcagtaattatatatatatatagagttGGAAGTTAATCTTTCTGCTAGGTGGGCATGTCCAAAAAAGTTTCTTGGTGTATGTTGGACCGTTTTGCAGTgtccaattttttttaaaggtacAAGCTTTAAAAACCTTGTACTATTAATTTTAATGACAACTTcacattaaaataaatattaaaaaaaagggGGTAAAAGTACATCCGTCATATTTTACTGTATGCTATCGAATAAACTTTGTGTCATTTGCAACCTCCATTcgtacatatatattttttctttttttttttttattttgatgaaCACTTATCAAATAAATGTTTCTTTGACTTGTTGCGTTAGGTAAAGTTTATTATTTCACAAGTGTTAAATTAGAGCATTCTCATAGccattttttctctattttttgttttgaaaaaataagGTGGAATTATGGAAATTCTATACaaagaattaataaaatatatttattaacaATATTATACAGTAGATTGTCTTAAAAGAAATAGtaaatcaaaaattaaaatgaaatcaAATATTTAGTAAGCTTTTCACAATAATGTTAGATAAATGGGGTATTTTGATGGTCTCATTTTGGCTGTTTTAGCCAAATCACAAATGTTTGTTTTAAGTGTAATTTACATTATAATATttaatacttttaaattttttaaaaaatcatatcATTTAATTATCGTTGAATTATACtaactttatatatattttaggtaaatcgtaatttatatttgaaaaatctacctgaaataaattattttgaaaaattttaaatcacGGGTGTCATGACtttttaaaagttattatttttatttattagaaaattaatcgatatttaatatttttctaatattgtTTGTTCTCTCGCTCATTAATTCATACATATGTTCCTTAAAATTGTAAAGCATAGATTATAATTGGCTTTATAagtagttttatttttctttttattaattttaaatggCTTAGGGTTAACTTGGGTAGTTAACAAGAAAGTAATTAACACCTTCCATTCACAAATTCTTTCTTTTAAGACTTTGACTAAAGTTAATAGCATCCATACAAAATGATAACTTAAACTACAACTTGTATATGAGGTTTTATTTGAAACCTATTCCTTGcatcttttattttaattacaatagttcaattttattcaaattCTACGATCCAAACTAAGGTGAAAACAAGAATTGTGACTTAACAAAAAATTGTATATTGTTGTAGTAACTAGGAACAACAATATTAATCAAATATAGActttctttaattaaaaaaaaaagaaatctacTTAATTAATCACGATTCATTATCGAAGTTTCATTTAATTTAGTTTGAAAAAAGTAATAATTGTTACACTACAAAGTTACTTTATTTGAAGATCAATGATTGAAGTATATACATTGAGGGACTATATTAAGCATTTAGTTAGTACTCAATAACTTAAacaattaaactaaaatataaaaGGAAAGAGTAAGTTAATGAATTTATTTTgggttaaaaaaataatgtaagTTGAAAATTGAAGGAAAGGGCAAAAAAGAAGGTAGGGAGATGGATTTTTGTGACCTAATTTACACATtggaaagagagagaatataTTTGTAGTGAATGCAATGATAAATGGAGGGAGAGGTGGAATGTAGTGATTGGGTGAATAATTATATAAAGAGTGTCGATTGTAGAAGAATAATGCATATCCGTAATTagattaattataatttaaactaGAATTGGAAGGAAGGAATTTGGTGAGAGGAGGGACAGGTGGCGTGGCTACTGGCTAGGCTGCCTCTTCCCCCATTTTGCCATATTTTCGTATTCATTTACAATTTAcaatttacaaatttttttaattttttttttttttttttttttataaaaaaaaagtggttttatatatgaaaatacaaacatataaataaataatatgaaaagaaaaaagattgtAATGAGGAGAGGGAATGCAGAGAATCTGAGTGATGaatgcaaaaaagaaaagaaaagaaaaaagaaggggAATTAGTACAACCAACTAAAAGCTGATCAAAATTCAGAGGTAATTTTTTGACATTGGATTTCCCAAAATGACAcccattctctctctctctctctctctctctctctctctctctctctatatatatatatatatatatatatatgtctacaaataataataataataataataataataataataataataataataataataataataataataataataataataaattggaTAATTTATCTGTCCCACGTGAAGTGGATCCcactttcttttcaattttcctCTTCCAAACCCAAAACACAAAACACAACCGGTATGtttataatttaattcaattaacACAACAATAAAACCAAACCCCAAATCAAGAAAATAATATGATTTAAGCTAAAGTCGACAATTTAAGACCATGATCAACAGAAAATAATGGGCTATCATGGGCTTTATCTAGAGCGCTCGACCTTAGTCGGCCTATATATATCAACCTAATGGGATGCATGCCGCCCTTGCTTAAGGGATCATATTAGCTCCATAATTTAGCTACATATAAAGGACTTCAACCTAATTGAATTTGATATTAGTAAAATACTAGGGCATGCTGATTCTTCCACATGCCCACCTTATTGACTTAAAAGAATAATCCAATGAAACTCAACAATCCCAAGGGCAAGGGACTAGGTCAACACAAATAAAAACACCATGATAATTCTGAGCCAAAATATTCACAAAACTTTCTTCTTGCTCTAGAGTTACACTTTTCGACCTAATCATCGGATCTAGAGTGATAAGAACTGCAtggattttatatatatatatatatatatatatatatatatatatatatattttttaatcttataaatcGTTGTTACGTAAACGTTAGGTTTATAACCCATTTGATACTCTTCGACTTAGATctgaaaagttaaaaaatggGGGAGGGGAAGTAGTTGTGATCGAACTGTGATgatagagaaaagaggaaaaacTCGAGTGTGGAGAAATTTTTGAGAAGATAGTCTCGGTGTGATGGTTTAGCCCAATTTCATATTTGGGCCGACACATGAGGCCCGGTTTGCTTACACAATTTCACACCCCCCGCTGTTTTCTCTAAAACTAATCTTATTTCAATTTTCACcttctaattttatttgttatttcatCTAATAGCACACTTTCATTTATCTTCTTTTATTAAAAGTATAGTTTTAATTATGTCAACTGATTTTGAACTATGTCAAGTCGGCATatgatattaaattaatattgattAATCATTTATGTCCACTAGCAAAATTCCAATTCGATCCTTCTTTGGCAGTTTATATTAAATGTTCCATATTCATTGCCGTGAATACAAGACAGATAATgttacaaaaatataaaatttgacCAACTGAGTATAATTACACActttatatacaattacaatTACAACCACCCCTTACTCCCCATCTAATTTGTTTGCTCTAAAATAAGAAAATGCATTTCTATCCAACAGATAGTGCAAAATGGAAATAAGTAGAGGTGGAAATTCTAGTAAACATGACGTTccttcaattattttaaaataagatTCACATTTTtaacattcatttttttattaaatattttaatctgtccacctttttttttttttttttttaattgtctattgattaatatataataattatgaaGGGAgatgaaaaatagtaaaatttattaattataattccTTTACACCGATTAATAGATatcattattaaaaagaaaagtgagtatttaatgaaattttagtTAAAGATATAAATGTTGAAATTAAATTTCATTGGTGAAATTGTAATTTCGTGAGAGACTAATTATTTTATGATATGATGTTAACACGTGGTAGTATGATTTTAGTAGAAACAGATGAAAATAATTGATTGTTTAGCTTATTAATTTTCCATTTCCAAAGTTTTATTCCATCTAATCTTTAATCATTTATTGACAAAACATTTTaattaagttctttttttaatttgtctCTTAAACATTATGACATGATTTTAGAGTCACTAAATGTAGCTCACGAGGATGGTTTTGCGTGTTAATTCTATATTCTATAGCATATAATACTCATACACTTTGGTCGTATGCGTGTGTATTAGGGTATTCATATAGAAGCAATTCATGTCTACTGTGATTAAGATAAGTGTTGAGCTTGGAGCATATATTATATGCTCTATCATAAATTTTGCTagattatgttattattttaaagtTTTACTGCCAAAGACGATCGATTcttttataatgttttaatagCTTATCGATATGTATATCTATCTATTACCAATCTTATTAGAATAAATCATCTTTTAGGATTGTTTTGTACATGTATAGCACTTTGTTACCGTCTttgtaaattaatattttggaCTAGTACCAATCCTAATATGTTTATAATTAATGCCAAGTATATGTACTTCTGCATCattgtatattattttttatactataaaattaattataaattttcaaGTTTAGAACAACTCAAATCCTTGTATAGTGTGACTTTACTTAGGATAGTTGAGGGCTTATTGTAAGTATGAAAGATGGAATTTATTAGAAGGATGAAGTTTGGGTgtgaaatatatatttgtataaGAGAAGGTGCAAAAATGGAAAAGTTACTAAACAATGTAATAGAACTTTTAGTAAAGGGAATGTTGCTTTTAAAAATGTGAACTTTATGAATTGAATGGTTAATTAAGTTATGAATCACATCGAGACTACTGGATGATTCCTATGTTCGATTTAAATAAAATGAGAATGGGTTGGTTGGTAGGGTAATGTggtttttacattttaaaatgcAATTAAAAGGGAAGCACTCAAAATAAAGGATGCCTTTTctgttcttttcttctcttaCTTTTTTCTCcccaaaaaggaaaaggaaactgCATCTTTTTTCCCAACTTTCCCAACAAAAACAAAGCAAGATATTACATTTATACATTTTTAGAATATAtaaacatacatacatacatatatatatatatatatgtttactctaattttttaatttattatttaaaaaagacttaatttaaataaataaataaataaataaatgaaaagtcTTCTTCACTATATTTTTCTATAGGTCTTTTTATCTCTTGTTTCCTTAAGTCAAGGCCCCacttttcaaattaaaataaagatGAAATTTTCAAGTTTCCCCAAAGCTGCGTTCCCATAGATAAAGAAGAATCTCtcttatttgttaaaatatgtgtgtatatatatatatcctccATATCAAAGCttgctttcttttcttatcatATATTTGCAATATATGAAAGATACTTGTACACTTGTCCATaacacaaaattcaaatttaatattaaaaagggaaagaaaaaccCAATGAAAAGTTGATCAGCACCCATTAGATTTCAACCATAAAATGAGGCTTTTTGGAAGAGGAGGGATATATATCAACAAAGCCCTAACAAAAGCTCTCAACTTTAAGTATCAATGCAACTTTTTCactacttaaaaaaaaaaattcaaaaagttgaGTCTTTAAAGACGAACAAACCAAAagatagatagagagagagagagagagagagagagagagagagagagagagagagagagagagagggaaaaaaaaggaaagaaagaaagaaagaaagaaagaaagaaagaaagaattatgTGAAACTTAAACAAGAAGAAGGAGACCAGATGCACTATTTATTCCTAAACTTCTGAATAGAATCTATTTTTTGAtgctctcttttcttttttctttcataaaGAATGGAAGACTAATCAAGAGAGTGGAAATTTCCAATAAGAATAAGTTTTTGATCTCTTTAAGTTTCTACCAAAAGTACCCATTAACCAATATCACTCCTTAGATTAGGAACTACTTTTcagatacttttttttttctttctaaaaaaataaaaatttcccacttctttttccttttcctttttctctttattgaTAGAGAATCTGATGATGACATGAAGCAAATGatgtatatattttaaaagaaaggGGGAAAAAAAGGCTCATACCCAGTCATTCACTCTTTCCCACCATATCAATTTGACTAATTGGCGTCTGTTTTGTCCCATTGATTCTCATGTTTTACTgcttttataaattataaagcattttctttttaagtacTTTTACCTCCATTATCTCAATTCATATATAAACCCATTTCCCTATATGTCTTCTCTACACCAATACACTCTTCCAAAAAACAGAATAATTTAGGGGGCAAAAAGTTCCTGAGTGGTCTCTGTTTCTCTCTGTTTTTACATATGGCTGAGGTTCATAGTAGCAACGCCGATGGAATTAAACTTTTTGGCACCATGATTCATTTACAAACACGAAAATTGAAGGAAGAACCGGAGAAAGGCGGACCGGTCGCCGGCGGTGGTGAAGGTGATGAAACAGAGATGAAGAGACCGGAAAAAATTATTCCATGTCCAAGATGTAAGAGTATGGACACCAAATTCTGTTACTTCAACAATTACAATGTTAATCAGCCCAGACATTTCTGCAAGGGTTGTCAAAGGTACTGGACGGCCGGTGGGGCGCTCCGGAACGTACCCATCGGAGCTGGTCGTCGTAGAGCCAAGCCGCCGCCTAATTGCCGGACCCTTTCCGGCGAGCTATCTGAGGATTATGGGCAGTATTACGATGCGGCTTCTGGGATTATTCATCAGCTTGAATTGGATGCGGTGGAGGGGTGGCATCTGACGGTGGCGGAACAGGATTTTACCAAAGTTTTTCCTTTCAAACGCCGGAAGATTATCGGTCAACACGGTCAAACGTcttaacttcttcttttttttcttttttttgatgaCTTTATGTGGAAATTAGAGATATAGAGTTTAAATTAATTACTGGAGATATGataatgtaaataaatatttatccGTGTGGTTAATCAAAGAGCTGATGATCCGATGATTCATATTGGGGGATGGATATATGGGATTGAGATGATGAggattaattttcaaatttgcaAGGTTTCTAAAGTGGGAACCCGAATTAAtgataattaatttgaaaatatatatagcGTGTGATGCACGTCGGTTGAAATTTctacctcttttttttttttttttttttttttttttttttatatatatatatatatatatatatatatatatatataacatacaAACGTAAAGAAAATAAGCTATCGACTCTTTGAttaatttcaccatttttttcCAACTAAAGAACTGAGCTTTGACTATTAAGAAAATTAAGgccctttttttttaaatctgtTTATTAATACCAAATTACAACTTTCTGTTGCATTTTATACTCCATTACATCTAATCAATAATAAAATACAATATATGATGAGATAATTCaattatatacacacacacacaagtCTAAATTTAGTGTTAAAAATGGATGgtgtcttttctttttctttttaaattaaaagttgaatttttcaaAATCTAACTACTATGAGTTATATTGAGATAGAGTGTCAATCCAACCAATCAAATTATGCAACCCAAATCGTAAAGGTTTGATTGGGTTAGATTAATTTTATTCTTAAATTGGGTTAATTTCTTTAGTATTATTTTTGTAAGTTAAAGTTGAATCACAAATTAAACAAATGTATTGGGTTTTGGACTTAATTTCATAAGTTTAGCTTTATGTCgaattttttaagtttttgaatttttaatagtgtgaggattttttctttttgtctaaattaaTCTTATGATAAATATCATGAACATTAATTTATACGAACTCAACCTCTCTATGAGATTTAGAGAAAGTATTTGGGATAATAACTATCTCAGAGATATAATAATCATGTTTTAATACCGtaaatattgttttaaaatacCTAATTAGCTATAGCTATATTATTTGATAagattattattagttttggtAGAGTGTTTGTTGTGGTGAGAgctagaaggaaaaaaaagtagAGGGAGCAGTTAAGAGATATTAAGGAAAAACCATGCGTGATTGAGTATTATAGTTTGTTAAATGAAACAACAGGGCTCCTCTCAACACAATACATTAATTAGGAGATCATCAATTAGGAGGGGATAAAACACATGGGAGATTGAAGTTAATTAGATGCATGAGTAGTGGTTCAAATAATTAAACGAGAATGCCTTCTTCATCAAAGCCAAGCTCACGAAGAACCTCTTTGCATTGTGGGAGAGCATCCTTCCTCAAAAACCCAAGTGGGTTGGCTTGACGAACAGGATTAGTAATACCATTGTTACCAGTAATGCTAACTCTGGCAAAATGTCCATAACCATCCGTAGGAATGCCACTGCATTCCTTATCCGCACTCTCCAACAACGACACTTCGCAAATCTCCTCCTCGTGGTCTCCGTCAACCTCTATCTTGTAAACTCCGTTCTTGTCCGTCACCGCCTCCCCGGTGAATGTCTCATTTCCGGCATTGGCCTCCTCCCGGCATACCAATTTCACCTTAGCCCCTGATTATATACATCTCATGTGATTACATATAATAGGAAAATTAATGtgtgaaataattaaaataaaagagagaaagaaagaaataattaaGTATACCGGGCAAGTATTTGCTGACGCGGGTGAAGAACTGGATGCGGCAAGTGTCACAATAGACCTTTCCCTCGATGAAGAAACGATCCTTGGAGGAGAGGGCGATGTCAAGAAAGGAGAGAAAGCAAAGGGCAGAAACAAGAATGATGGCGCATGATTTTGccatttcttatttatttactGTTTGTGCTCTCTGCTTTTCTGTTCTGATTTTGGTTGAGGGATAATGGAAGATGGGTTTTAATAGGGGATTTGATTGGTTGTTTATTTGTGGATGGTAGTTAATTTCGCGGGTTTTTGTGTTGGAGAATGGCTTCTTTGACCTCCTCCTTCTCTTGTTTTCTAACTGCCTCAGTGCTTCATCTTACAAACCATTTTTATCTACCTCTTACTTAGGTTCtcaaaaaccaaatcaaaactttaaaacttagaaattttatttttagaatttaactACAAGTGCAACTTTTTTACTTAAATTGGTAGAAAAAGGTCAATAATGCTATATttgcatttttaaaaaatatattattatattcgttaatttaatattaagatttataattaatttccaatttttaggcatatattatttattttgtagaCATTGTACAACTGGAACAAATCAGATGCTTTAGAAAAGTAATAGATATAAAGGAACGCCAATTCAACGCAAACTTTTGAACCTTCATTATCATTAGTAACTTATAAAGCTACTAATAAATCTATAACAACACTTTATATATGTATTGCAAATATATAACAAACTCTAATGTTGATAgactttattattaataatttttttatcaacaatGTGATTTGCCCTAAACAAATTTTGAGAATTGGATCTTAAtcttactatatttataaaacttttttacgttgttatattacaaatattttaaatataattactatataattagattcaaagtattagtatatataacaatattttaaaaaattacaaatataccAAAATCTATTAGAGTTTATCACATCATTGATAGATCATATTACAAATATTAGTATAACACTAATATTCCATGAGAGTTAATAAGTGATAGAAGTTTATCGATAAcgtattttattatatttaaaaaattttaaaaatgttactACACACTTAACTATTATCTCTTATATCAATACTCGTTataataataaactttattacATTTGTTACAAAGTTAACAAAAGACTTCATAAATTATAAGTAAAAATAATACAAACAAATGAAAAGGGTAGGttctaaatttcaaatttaacaCTGAACCAACTAGTAGTATTAATACCATGttagtttatatatacatatatttaaatatataagttGAAGGAAGCAAACTTCTTTAGTCATATAGTAAATTCGTGGGTATTATATTCCTATAGTAAATTACATGTTCATGCTTTTACTTATAATTACATGTTTTCATTGAAATCTAATAGAAGTAGCATTTTTCTGGTGTTCAAATCTCCAAATCCTAATCGTGGTATTAAAAATATGTATAGTTGGATCACATGAAATTAATAgctaaattattttgttttgtttgaaacTTTAAGCAATTTcgatttaaatttatttctcCACATGAGTTAGCCATTTAAATGGTTTTTTAGTGCTTTTAAAAAAAACGAACTTTGTTTAGTGACTATTCAATTgatttgattatttttcttatgtgtgtatatatatatattcgcatggatcaaaatgataaaattaatCTATAATTAATAAGCTGAAGAAAAGAACGACGACATTCATAAGTTGTTAGTATTATTTATTCTATTTGCAGTGTAAAAGATCCTGTAACAAAACTTTTCATATCTGGCCAAATTTGGAGGTTCAGTTTCCAAAAAAGCTGTTTTTTCTTTGGTGGATTGTATACGAGAACATGAGTTTTACAAAACTAGGTTCATATTTCACAATATTTCTAATCCAATccataaaatgtaaaaaaagaatcGAGTTATTTTGTTGGTTCCTCAGTAATGAAAGGAGTTTATTATTTCGTTATCCTATAGTTATTGTCATATCAACTTATTATTCTTATAGCTAATCAAATGAGCCTGCGATGAGTTTTATATGAACGGCACAGACCTTGCAGTTTGGGTAATAACAGGTGCAACGGTAATGTAGAGTATGAAGTAGAATAGGATAAAAATGTAAAACATAGAATCCAAATTGAAGGTCGTCAAAAGGAATTGTTTTTTAGAGTAGTTAGAAAGAGGGCTTACAAGGGTATGTAACAAACCTTGCCAAACAACAGGCCTCACTcaatacaaaaacaaaaagcaaaATGTATTTTGAAGAGTATGAATGAATTAATCAATTGGGTTTTAGGGTTGGAAATTAAACAAGAATGCCAGCATCATCAAAACCAAGCTCCCGAAGAACCTCTTTGCACTGTGGAAGAGCCTCCTTCTTCTTGAATCCAAGTGGGTTAGCTTGACGAACTGGATCGATAATACCATTGTTACCAGTAATGCTAACTCTCGCAAAATGTCCATAACCATCCGTAGGAATCTCACCGCATCCCTTATCCCCACTCTCCAACAATGACACTTCGCAAATCTCCTCCTCATGGTCTCCGTCCACCTCTATTTTGTAAACTCCGTTCTTGTCCGTCACCGCCTCCCCGGTGAATGTCTCGTTTCCGGCATTCGCCTCCTCCCGACATACCAACTTCACCTTAGCCCCTGATTATATCAAATCCattacatatataataattataatataatatgaatgTTTATgtgttaaattaattaattaattaattaagtatacCGGGCAAGTATTTGCTGACGCGAGTGAAGAATTGGATTCGGCAAGTGTCGCAATACACCTTTCCCTCGATGAAGAAGCGATCCTTGGAGGAGAGGGCGATGTCGAGGAAGGACAGAAAGCAAAGGGCAGAAACAAGAATGATAGCACACGATTTTgccatatttttatttatatatttgccTGCCCTCTGTTTTCACCCCTTTGGGTTAGGAAGATGGAGGATTGAATTGAATGATGGGAAAGGAGAATGTGTTTTATAGGAGGGATTTGAttactttgtttttgtttttggagctttagtttgttgggtttttgtGGATCTAAGTTATTTTAGGTGGTTGTGGTGGAGAATAtgtcgtcttcttcttcttcttcttttttcttattattattgattttaattttcGTAATTAGTATTTAATCCCTAATTGGCGCAATTAATTTTATATCGTTGTTTTCCAAATTTAGAACATAATCAGACACGTACACTAAAATGGGCTTAGGCATAtagtttataatttatatatatatatatatatgacaaaGATTTAAGGAGTCTAACTATCCAAGTACGATTTTATAGATTTACACAAACCACCAAACACGTAATTGAGTATGGATTGCATATGCCATCTCCACTtggaatttaaaagaaaaaaactaatatTGTATTAAA contains:
- the LOC103504446 gene encoding dof zinc finger protein DOF1.5, with protein sequence MAEVHSSNADGIKLFGTMIHLQTRKLKEEPEKGGPVAGGGEGDETEMKRPEKIIPCPRCKSMDTKFCYFNNYNVNQPRHFCKGCQRYWTAGGALRNVPIGAGRRRAKPPPNCRTLSGELSEDYGQYYDAASGIIHQLELDAVEGWHLTVAEQDFTKVFPFKRRKIIGQHGQTS
- the LOC103484449 gene encoding olee1-like protein isoform X1 — translated: MAKSCAIILVSALCFLSFLDIALSSKDRFFIEGKVYCDTCRIQFFTRVSKYLPGAKVKLVCREEANAGNETFTGEAVTDKNGVYKIEVDGDHEEEICEVSLLESGDKGCGEIPTDGYGHFARVSITGNNGIIDPVRQANPLGFKKKEALPQCKEVLRELGFDDAGILV
- the LOC103484449 gene encoding olee1-like protein isoform X2 is translated as MAKSCAIILVSALCFLSFLDIALSSKDRFFIEGKVYCDTCRIQFFTRVSKYLPGAKVKLVCREEANAGNETFTGEAVTDKNGVYKIEVDGDHEEEICEVSLLESADKECSGIPTDGYGHFARVSITGNNGITNPVRQANPLGFLRKDALPQCKEVLRELGFDEEGILV
- the LOC103484449 gene encoding olee1-like protein isoform X3, with protein sequence MAKSCAIILVSALCFLSFLDIALSSKDRFFIEGKVYCDTCRIQFFTRVSKYLPGAKVKLVCREEANAGNETFTGEAVTDKNGVYKIEVDGDHEEEICEVSLLESADKECSGIPTDGYGHFARVSITGNNGITNPVRQANPLGFLRKDALPQCKEVLRELGFDEEGILV